The window ATCTTACCAATATTTTCTTCATCAGAAGAAGCTGTAAATAATTCAAAATGAATATTTTCTGAAGTAAAGTTGTTGTCTTTTAAAGTTTCGGTAACTGCTGTAATCATTTCTTCTGGACCACATAAATAAGCCGAATCAAATGTAGTTTCTTTGTACATATTTTTTACAAAATACTTACAAACGCTACTATCAATTCTACCTTGTAAAGCATTCTTCACTTTATCTCTACTAAAGATTGTGTGTAGTTTAAAATTATTTGGGTATGCTGCAGCAAGATGTTCTAATTCGTCTTTAAAAATAACGCTATCCGCCATTTTATTTCCATAAACCAATGTGAATTTTGAAGTACTTTCTTCTTCTAAAACCGTTTTAATCATGGATAAAACAGGTGTAATTCCGCTTCCTGCAGCAAACGCAATGTAGTTTTTAGCTGCTTGCGAATTCAATATAAACTTCCCTTCTGGAGGATGTACTTCTAACGCATCACCAGCTTTTAGTTCTGTAGTTGCGTAGACAGAGAACAACCCGTTTTCTACCGCTTTTACAGCAACTTTTAAATCGCCACTTTTAGGTGAAGAACAGATAGAATAAGCTCTTCTAACTTCTTCTCCGTTTAGTTCTTTTTTTATGGTAATGTA of the Tenacibaculum todarodis genome contains:
- a CDS encoding 2Fe-2S iron-sulfur cluster-binding protein; amino-acid sequence: MNTFYKLKIKELIQETKDAVSILFSVPSELKELFSFKAGQYITIKKELNGEEVRRAYSICSSPKSGDLKVAVKAVENGLFSVYATTELKAGDALEVHPPEGKFILNSQAAKNYIAFAAGSGITPVLSMIKTVLEEESTSKFTLVYGNKMADSVIFKDELEHLAAAYPNNFKLHTIFSRDKVKNALQGRIDSSVCKYFVKNMYKETTFDSAYLCGPEEMITAVTETLKDNNFTSENIHFELFTASSDEENIGKIKDGETTVTILLDDEETTFTMKQTDDILAASLRNKVDAPYSCQGGVCSSCLGKVTEGKAVMTKNSILTDSEVEEGFILTCQAHPTTPKIVVDFDDV